The following is a genomic window from Candidatus Acidulodesulfobacterium acidiphilum.
GGCGAACTTGAAAGAACTATAGACCAGATTAACAGCATTAAATATTCGAGGGTGCTTATAGTACTGCCGAGACAATCCGTTTTCGTTACGAGAAGGACGCCGGCAAAAGCGTCGGTAATCGTCAAATTAAGGTCGGGAATGACGCTCGACAAAATGCAGGTAAACGGAATAATTCATTTAGTCGCAAGCGCCGTAGAAAGTTTAAAACCTAAAAACATTACCATAGTGGATACGGAAGGGAAGGTACTTTCTATTCCTACGAAAAGTTCTTTCGCATATACGGTAAATCAGTTAAACTATGTCCGTAAAATAGAAAAAGGCTTGGAAAGTAAAATTAATTCAATGTTAATACCTGTGGTAGGAGCCGGAAACGTAACGTCTAAAGTTTACGTTAAGGTCGATTTCGCAAAAAAAGTAGAATCTAAACTGACTTATAATCCTAATACTACCGCCATAGTATCCCAGCAGACGTATAAATCTTCTTCTACCGGAGCATTAAAGCCTCAGGGTATTCCGGGCGCAAAATCAAACCTGCCGCCGGGAAAGGTTCCTATACCTGTAGGAAAACCAAGCGTTCATACGGTAAAAAAAGAAACCACAAACTACGACGTATCTAAAAAAATAGAAAAAATATCCTACCCCGTGGGAACTATTAAAAGAGTTTACGCTTCCGTATTAGTCAACGGAACTTATAAAAAAATCAAATCGGCTAAAGGTAAAACTGCCGAACGATATATTCCCAGAAGCTCATCCGAAATGAGTCTTTTTAAAAATATAGTAAAAACGGCAATAGGTTATTCTAAGACGGCAAAAGATAAAGTCGTCGTGGCTAATATTCCTTTTAAAAAAATAAGCTATAAAATATCGGCGCCTCCTAAAAAAACCTTCGCAAAGCTGATAAAATCTAATCTTGGAGAAATAATAAGATACGGCGTTATATTGATAGGCGTTATATTGCTAATTCTAATTATTTTAAGGCCGTTGATGCATTACATAACTGCTTACG
Proteins encoded in this region:
- the fliF gene encoding flagellar M-ring protein FliF, whose product is GELERTIDQINSIKYSRVLIVLPRQSVFVTRRTPAKASVIVKLRSGMTLDKMQVNGIIHLVASAVESLKPKNITIVDTEGKVLSIPTKSSFAYTVNQLNYVRKIEKGLESKINSMLIPVVGAGNVTSKVYVKVDFAKKVESKLTYNPNTTAIVSQQTYKSSSTGALKPQGIPGAKSNLPPGKVPIPVGKPSVHTVKKETTNYDVSKKIEKISYPVGTIKRVYASVLVNGTYKKIKSAKGKTAERYIPRSSSEMSLFKNIVKTAIGYSKTAKDKVVVANIPFKKISYKISAPPKKTFAKLIKSNLGEIIRYGVILIGVILLILIILRPLMHYITAYESHGNARSSEEERLEALAQIKQESIAPPEPDVKNVASNIVKSDPDAAVNYVRNLLKDTGREI